In Phacochoerus africanus isolate WHEZ1 chromosome 2, ROS_Pafr_v1, whole genome shotgun sequence, one DNA window encodes the following:
- the KANK1 gene encoding KN motif and ankyrin repeat domain-containing protein 1 isoform X1 has protein sequence MAHTTKVNGCASGKADDVLNGDHGREQKDPYFVETPYGYQLDLDFLKYVDDIQKGNTIRKVNIQKRRKPSVPCPEIRATPSQQGVWTSTESLSSSNSDDNKQCPSFLLARSQVTSTPVPRPLAPLETSPTFLTIPESRQLPPPSPQLPKHNLHVTKTLMETRRRLEQERVTMQVAPGEFRRPRLASFGGMGSTSSLSSFMGSGNHNNNVYQLQNGYQGNGDYGGYAPAPATTSSMGSSIRHSPLSSGISTPVTNVSPMHLQHIREQMAIALKRLKELEEQVRTIPVLQVKISVLQEEKRQLASQLKNQRAASQNDVCGVRKRSYSAGNASQLEQLSRTRRSGGELYIDYEEEEMESVEQSTQRIKEFRQLTADMQALEQKIQDSSYEASSEVRENGECRPRECRSVAVGANENMDDIVVYHRGARSCKDASVGTVTETRNSGVSVTEAMLGVTTEADKEIELQQQTIEALKEKIYRLEVQLKETTHDREMTKLKQELQAAGSRKKVDKAVMAQPLVFSKMVEAVVLTRDQMAGSHVDVVDTCVGTCIQTNSLGISCQPDCEDKVVGPELPMSWWIVKERVETQDRCSGRSVEMCDKSVGVDISVCETGSNTEESVNDLALLKTNLNLKEVRSIGCGDCSVDVTVSSPKECTSRSVNTEAVSQVEAAVMAVPRTMSQHTSTALEQVNQFTNTETATLIDSCTNTSLSTLDKQTSTWTVEMRTVAIGEGRVKDISSAKTRSIGVGTVLSGNAGFDRPSAVKTKESGVGQISINDNYLVGLKMRTIACGPPQLTVRLTGGRRSVGVGDEPVGELVESFQPQALPGTGTGLDHYIERVQKLLAEQQALLAENYSELAEAFGEPHSQIGSLNSQLISTLSSINSVMKSASAEELRPPDFLKTSLGKVTGSNLEYTCKCGSLQSRGPLNPQTSQHEQEVGTTEGKPISGQDTFPPQETTLSAVNLTDDQIAAGLYVCTNNESTLKSIMKKKDANKDSNGAKKNLQFVGINGGYETTSSDDSSSEESSSSESDDECDVPDCPPEEEEEEEEDGVTRGMAEGQRAVNVEGFKSTRVEDEMQVPECEPEKVEIRERYELSEKMLSACNLLKNNINDPKALTSKDMRFCLNTLQHEWFRVSSQKSAIPAMVGDYIAAFEAISPDVLRHIINMADGNGNTALHYSVSHSNFEIVKLLLDADVCNVDHQNKAGYTPIMLAALAAVEAEKDMQVVEELFGCGDVNAKASQAGQTALMLAVSHGRIDMVKGLLACGADVNIQDDEGSTALMCASEHGHVEIVKLLLAQPGCNGHLEDNDGSTALSIALEAGHKDIAVLLYAHVNFAKAQSPGTPRLGRKTSPGPTHRGSFD, from the exons gAAAAGCAGATGACGTTCTGAATGGAGATCATGGCAGGGAACAGAAAGATCCTTATTTTGTGGAGACTCCCTATGGTTATCAACTAGACTTAGATTTCCTCAAATACGTAGATGACATACAGAAAGGAAACACCATCAGGAAAGTGAACATCCAGAAGAGACGAAAGCCATCAGTGCCATGCCCAGAAATCAGGGCCACACCTAGTCAGCAAGGTGTATGGACTTCCACGGAATCCCTCTCATCGTCCAACAGTGATGACAACAAGCAGTGCCCCAGCTTCCTCCTAGCCAGAAGCCAAGTTACATCAACTCCAGTCCCAAGGCCACTTGCCCCTCTGGAAACCTCACCCACTTTTCTTACCATCCCAGAAAGTCGACAACTGCCACCACCCTCGCCACAACTCCCAAAGCACAACCTTCATGTCACCAAGACTCTGATGGAGACCCGGAGAAGACTTGAACAGGAGAGAGTCACCATGCAGGTGGCACCTGGTGAGTTCCGAAGGCCCAGGCTGGCCAGTTTCGGAGGCATGGGCTCCACgagctccctctcctcctttaTGGGTTCTGGAAACCACAATAACAACGTGTACCAGCTTCAGAACGGATACCAAGGCAACGGGGATTATGGTGGCTATGCCCCAGCTCCTGCCACCACTTCCTCCATGGGGAGCTCCATCCGCCACAGCCCTCTGAGCTCAGGGATCTCCACTCCAGTGACCAACGTGAGCCccatgcacctgcagcacatccGTGAGCAGATGGCCATTGCCCTGAAACGCCTGAAGGAGCTAGAAGAGCAGGTGCGAACCATCCCCGTGCTCCAGGTAAAGATCTCTGTCTTGCAAGAGGAGAAAAGGCAGTTGGCTTCACAGCTGAAAAACCAAAGAGCTGCATCCCAGAATGATGTCTGTGGTGTGAGAAAGCGTTCCTACAGTGCTGGGAACGCATCCCAGCTAGAACAGCTCTCCAGGACCAGGAGAAGTGGTGGGGAGTTATACATTGACTatgaggaggaagagatggagagtGTGGAGCAGAGCACACAGAGGATAAAGGAGTTCCGGCAGCTCACAGCAGACATGCAAGCCCTGGAGCAGAAGATCCAGGATAGCAGCTATGAGGCTTCCTCAGAGGTCAGGGAGAACGGGGAGTGTCGACCTCGAGAGTGCCGGTCTGTGGCTGTGGGCGCCAACGAGAACATGGACGACATTGTCGTGTATCACAGGGGTGCCAGGTCTTGTAAGGATGCCTCTGTAGGGACAGTCACCGAGACAAGGAATTCTGGGGTCAGCGTGACAGAGGCCATGCTTGGAGTGACCACTGAAGCTGACAAGGAAATTGAGCTACAGCAGCAAACCATAGAAGCCTTAAAGGAAAAGATCTACCGCCTGGAAGTGCAGCTGAAAGAAACCACCCATGACCGGGAGATGACTAAACTCAAGCAAGAGCTGCAAGCTGCTGGATCGAGGAAAAAAGTTGACAAAGCCGTGATGGCCCAGCCACTTGTTTTCAGCAAGATGGTGGAGGCGGTGGTACTGACGAGAGACCAGATGGCTGGCAGTCACGTGGACGTGGTTGACACATGTGTGGGGACCTGCATACAGACAAATAGCTTGGGCATCTCCTGCCAGCCCGATTGTGAGGATAAAGTGGTGGGGCCTGAGCTGCCCATGAGTTGGTGGATTGTTAAGGAAAGGGTGGAAACGCAGGACCGATGTTCTGGGCGGTCTGTGGAGATGTGCGACAAGAGCGTGGGTGTGGACATCAGTGTCTGTGAAACAGGCAGCAACACAGAGGAGTCCGTGAACGACCTGGCACTCCTCAAGACCAACCTGAATCTCAAAGAAGTGCGCTCCATCGGCTGTGGAGACTGTTCCGTCGATGTGACTGTCTCCTCTCCAAAGGAGTGCACCTCCCGGAGTGTGAACACGGAGGCTGTCAGCCAGGTGGAGGCTGCTGTCATGGCAGTGCCTCGTACTATGAGCCAGCACACCAGTACAGCTCTAGAACAGGTGAACCAGTTCACCAACACTGAGACGGCCACCCTTATAGATTCCTGCACCAACACTTCCCTCAGCACCTTAGACAAGCAGACCAGCACCTGGACTGTGGAGATGCGGACGGTGGCCATCGGAGAAGGCCGCGTCAAGGACATCAGCTCCGCCAAGACACGGTCCATTGGAGTTGGAACGGTGCTGTCTGGCAATGCTGGGTTTGACAGACCGTCAGCTGTAAAGACCAAAGAGTCTGGCGTGGGGCAGATCAGTATTAACGACAACTACCTAGTTGGTCTCAAAATGAGGACCATAGCTTGTGGTCCTCCCCAGTTGACGGTGCGGCTGACAGGCGGCCGGAGGAGTGTAGGTGTTGGGGATGAACCTGTAGGAGAGTTGGTGGAGAGCTTCCAGCCCCAGGCTCTGCCGGGAACGGGGACAGGCTTGGATCATTACATCGAACGTGTCCAGAAGTTGCTGGCAGAACAGCAGGCGTTGCTGGCTGAGAACTATAGTGAATTGGCAGAGGCTTTTGGGGAACCTCACTCGCAGATTGGCTCCCTCAACTCCCAGCTCATCAGCACCCTGTCATCCATCAACTCTGTCATGAAATCTGCAAGCGCTGAAGAGCTCAGGCCCCCTGACTTCCTGAAAACCAGCCTGGGTAAGGTCACAG GCAGTAATTTGGAATATACCTGTAAGTGTGGAAGCCTTCAATCAAGAGGACCATTAAACCCCCAGACATCCCAGCATGAGCAAGAGGTGGGGACCACGGAAGGGAAGCCCATCAGCGGCCAGGATACCTTCCCCCCTCAGGAAACCACGTTGTCTGCAGTGAACCTGACAGATGACCAGATAGCCGCTGGCCTCTATG TATGTACAAATAACGAAAGTACACTGAAGTCCATCATGAAGAAGAAAGATGCCAACAAAGATTCAAATGGAGCGAAAAAGAATCTTCAGTTTGTTGGCATTAATGGAGG GTATGAAACAACTTCAAGTGATGATTCCAGCTCAGAGGAAAGCTCTTCTTCCGAGTCAGATGACGAGTGTGATGTCCCTGACTGTCCtcctgaggaagaggaggaggaagaggaggacggAGTCACTCGGGGAATGGCGGAAGGGCAGCGTGCAGTTAATGTGGAAGGTTTCAAGTCCACCAGGGTGGAAGATGAAATGCAGGTTCCAGAATGTGAACCTGAGAAGGTGGAAATCAGAGAGAG atATGAATTAAGTGAAAAGATGTTGTCTGCATGCAActtactgaaaaataatataaatgaccCCAAAGCTTTGACCAGCAAGGATATG AGGTTCTGTCTGAACACTCTCCAGCATGAGTGGTTCCGTGTGTCCAGTCAGAAGTCAGCCATCCCGGCCATGGTGGGGGACTACATCGCCGCCTTCGAGGCCATCTCCCCAGATGTTCTCCGCCACATCATCAACATGGCAGATGGCAATGGCAACACCGCCCTCCACTACAGCGTGTCCCACTCCAACTTTGAGATCGTCAAGCTGCTCTTGGATGCTG ATGTGTGTAACGTGGATCACCAGAACAAGGCAGGGTACACCCCCATCATGCTGGCAGCCCTCGCCGCCGTGGAAGCAGAGAAGGACATGCAAGTTGTGGAAGAACTCTTTGGCTGTGGGGACGTGAACGCCAAAGCCAGCCAG GCAGGACAGACAGCCCTCATGCTGGCAGTCAGTCATGGGCGGATAGATATGGTGAAGGGCCTGCTGGCCTGTGGGGCTGACGTCAACATCCAGGATGACGAGGGTTCCACCGCCCTGATGTGTGCTAGTGAGCATGGCCACGTGGAGATTGTCAAGCTGCTGCTGGCCCAGCCGGGCTGCAATGGCCACCTGGAGGACAAC GATGGCAGCACCGCGCTCTCAATAGCCCTGGAAGCAGGACACAAGGACATTGCCGTTCTGCTGTACGCCCACGTCAACTTCGCGAAAGCCCAGTCTCCG GGCACCCCAAGGCTTGGAAGGAAGACATCTCCTGGTCCCACCCACCGAGGTTCATTTGATTGA